The proteins below come from a single Accipiter gentilis chromosome W, bAccGen1.1, whole genome shotgun sequence genomic window:
- the LOC126035221 gene encoding uncharacterized protein LOC126035221 translates to MLVTMLFHLFTWWRFVSSYMLYVLPVVAYLISGRVIGIIILLYWAMSTCEMITSLIMRLSWYLYEAVITFPYFGRHLSDFIGNYTPSMGKLGGDTSPRPFTSLFSFRLITTAFENFEYPWDAQASVLLVLCLLNMFQVFFRATKRLFKRTTQRSPPKLDTHGWHGMWEHVGKYLENFSPPVTWKFTPEQLQNPHEVTEYLKEKCCGYSKDIQLAALCWALASIYQTLLDTRQHPQGEKMENRTTGTVAAPTPTTDAMAAPTPTTSTVAASTLTTGTVTTPTLVTDTSAKPENQPVPVSVAPVQKKKHTKKSVRLVRDEDEPGSSREQEEEPEPEIITRSLSMSELRDMRKDFSPYPGEHIVTWLLRCWDSGDSSVELEGKEAKQLGSLSGEGGIDKAIGRKTQVLSLWRRLLLGVKERYPFRDEVTCHQGKWTTMERGIQYLRELAVLEVIYNDPENAQSPTDPDEIQCTQPMWRKFLRSAPPTYANSLAVMSWREGYGQTVDELAVQLRQYEGSLSSSLRACVSAVEELSREFQQFKVDLSSSSPVQARIAVIGIKRSSAQERGERKYTRRANLWFYLRDHGEDMRKWDGKPASVLDARVQELREKATRKENSSWKTAGPVSREQSPRRSRWADLISDPLEGTSDSRVQKRSAGLSLLSLGGASSTPGIDCPRGGNTAPPFAMDRSRLH, encoded by the exons atgttagtcacaatgttgttccatttgtttacatggtggcgttttgtaagctcttatatgctctatgtattgcctgtagttgcgtatctcatctctgggagagtgattgggattatcattttgctgtactgggcaatgtcgacttgtgaaatgattacatcactgatcatgaggttaagctggtatctgtatgaggcagtgataacatttccatactttgggcgccatCTGTCGGATTtcattggtaattacaccccatccatggggaagttagggggggatacctccccccgtccgttcacctcccttttctccttccgactaattacaacagcttttgagaattttgaatatccttgggatgcacaagccagtgtgctgttagtgctatgcctcctgaatatgtttcaggtcttctttagggctacaaaaaggctctttaagaggaccactcagagatctcccccaaagctggatactcatgggtggcacggcatgtgggagcatgtgggcaagtatctagagaacttctcaccgccagtgacttggaagttcactcccgaacaactacagaaccctcatgaagtgacagaatatttgaaagaaaaatgctgtggctattccaaagacatacaactcgctgcactgtgctgggccctggccagtatctaccaaacactgcttgatactaggcagcaccctcagggggaaaagatggaaaacagaacaacaggcaccgtggctgcccctaccccgacaacagacgccatggctgcccctaccccgacaacaagcaccgtggctgcctctaccctgacaacaggtaccgtgactacccctaccctggtgacagacacttcagctaaaccagagaaccagcctgtgccagtatcagtcgcccctgtacagaaaaagaaacacacaaagaaatcagttcgcttagtgagagatgaagatgaaccagggtcatcgcgagaacaggaggaagagccagaacctgaaataattacccgatctctatccatgagtgagttgcgtgacatgcgaaaagattttagcccctacccaggtgagcacattgttacctggctgctccgatgctgggatagcggggatagtagtgtggaattagagggtaaggaagccaagcagttgggatctctgtctggggaagggggcatcgacaaggcgattgggagaaaaacacaagtcctcagcctctggaggcgacttctgttaggtgtaaaggaaagataccccttcagggatgaagttacatgtcaccaaggcaagtggaccaccatggagagaggtatccagtacctgagagaattagccgtgctggaggtgatttacaatgatccagaaaatgcgcagtcacccacagatccagatgaaatccaatgcacacaacccatgtggcggaagtttctacgaagtgcaccaccaacctatgccaactcattggcagtaatgtcctggagagaaggctatggacaaacggtggatgaattggctgtccaactccggcaatacgaagggagtctctcttcctccctacgggcctgtgtctcagctgtagaggagttgtcccgagagttccagcaattcaaagtggatctgtcctcctcctcacctgtacaggcccgcatcgcagttattgggattaagcgttcctctgcccaagagagaggagagagaaagtacactcgacgggctaacctgtggttttacctgcgtgaccatggagaggacatgaggaagtgggatggaaaacccgcttcagtcttggatgcacgggtacaggagttgcgagaaaaagcaaccagaaaagagaattcttcttggaaaactgctggtccagtttcccgtgagcagtcccccagacgcagtagatgggctgatctcatttctgatccccttgaagggacttctgattcacgtgtgcagaaa cggagtgcaggcctcagtttgctttcacttggaggggcgtccagtacacctggaatcgactgccccaggggtggaaacacagccccaccatttgccatggaccgatccaggctgcactag